One Benincasa hispida cultivar B227 chromosome 5, ASM972705v1, whole genome shotgun sequence genomic window carries:
- the LOC120077040 gene encoding 3',5'-nucleoside bisphosphate phosphatase — MVGDAHFPQSAPSSKKSKTKKKKRGGSKKKMTSEQAAAFKYVTEWVYLDQSNSLASSAAASVVDDFGVQKSLGKGGEKVVFELHSHSKFSDGFLTPSKLVERAHGNGVKVLALTDHDTMSGIPEAIEAARRFGIKIIPGVEISTIFSNGGDSESEEPVHILAYYSSCGPAKIEKLEKFLENIREGRFLRAKNMVSKLNELKLPLKWDHVAKITGKGVAPGRLHVARAMVEAGYVENLKQAFSRYLFDGGPAYSMGSEPCAAEAIQLIHDTGGVAVLAHPWALKNPVAIIRRLKDAGLQGLEVYRSDGKLAAYCDLADNYGLLKLGGSDFHGRGGHSESEVGSVNLPVLAMHDFLKAARPIWCSAIRDILERYVEEPSESNLAKITRFGRTRVLKGGSSPSSENDIIDRCLTSWLTNEEKQNAEFEAIRLKLSHISINQEVQVPKTK; from the exons ATGGTGGGTGACGCCCACTTTCCTCAGTCTGCCCCCAGTTCCAAGAAATCCAAGACCAAGAAGAAGAAACGGGGTGGCTCCAAGAAGAAGATGACTTCCGAACAGGCTGCTGCCTTTAAGTATGTCACGGAATGGGTTTATTTGGATCAATCTAATTCTCTCGCCTCCTCTGCTGCTGCTTCCGTTGTGGATGATTTTGGAGTTCAGAAGAGTCTTGGCAAAGGTGGGGAGAAGGTGGTCTTTGAATTGCATTCACATTCCAAATTCAGTGATGGGTTTCTCACCCCTTCCAAGCTCGTTGAGAGAGCTCATGGAAATGGG GTGAAAGTTCTTGCTTTGACAGATCATGACACAATGTCTGGCATCCCTGAGGCAATAGAGGCAGCTCGTAGATTTGGTATCAAAATAATTCCAGGTGTTGAAATCAGTACAATATTTTCTAACGG tggagactcaGAATCAGAAGAACCAGTACACATCCTTGCATATTACAGCAGCTGTGGACCAGCAAAGATTGAGAAgctggaaaaatttttagaaaatataaggGAGGGGCGTTTTTTGCGTGCAAAGAATATGGTGTCAAAACTGAATGAGCTAAAGCTGCCTCTTAAATGGGATCATGTGGCTAAGATTACTGGTAAAGGAGTTGCTCCTGGGAGACTTCATGTGGCCCGTGCCATGGTTGAAGCAGGCTATGTGGAAAATTTAAAACAAGCATTTTCTCGATACCTTTTTGATGGTGGACCGGCTTACTCAAT GGGATCAGAGCCTTGTGCAGCGGAAGCAATACAATTGATACATGATACAGGTGGTGTGGCTGTTCTAGCTCATCCATGGGCCTTGAAGAATCCCGTTGCTATTATTAGAAGATTGAAAGATGCTGGTCTTCAGGGGCTGGAGGTTTACAGGAGTGATGGAAAATTGGCAG CATACTGTGACCTAGCCGACAATTATGGGCTTTTGAAACTTGGAGGATCGGATTTTCATGGAAGAGGTGGACATAGTGAATCTGAAGTTGGAAGTGTAAACCTTCCTGTTCTTGCTATGCACGATTTTCTCAAGGCTGCTCGACCAATTTGGTGCAGTGCCATTCGAGATATCCTTGAGAGGTACGTTGAAGAGCCTTCAGAATCAAATCTAGCAAAGATTACTAGATTTGGAAGGACCCGGGTTTTGAAGGGTGGCTCCTCACCAAGCAGCGAAAATGACATCATTGATCGTTGTTTAACTTCGTGGCTGACTAATGAAGAGAAGCAAAATGCTGAGTTTGAGGCTATCAGATTAAAGCTCTCCCATATTTCAATTAATCAAGAAGTTCAGGTGCCTAAGACTAAATAA